The Schistosoma mansoni, WGS project CABG00000000 data, chromosome 3 unplaced supercontig 0141, strain Puerto Rico, whole genome shotgun sequence genome includes a window with the following:
- a CDS encoding cadherin, putative, giving the protein MIIHRYNNVIHQLITSSNCLLLTRIYFHLFFNITFVLYYLTLYTTFSIHGNNIHNIDELTFKILEELPKGTIIASNHKLGNLFIQFNNHYGNNQNLTKLIKILNLKDSGVQCFQFKWIQLNQLNELQLIVNDRIDRELICPLTNHELSSMISSISSSSSSSSSLDFHHGNDPTMNTDCIITLRIGLFMNNIQKIYQIHIIIEDINDNIPKWNMNKIIINFHDEDQPGTKQSIPLAKDIDIGINAKIHYQLFNSDINSYNHNDNNDIHSYILNKAENLKSRGTDIFELMIEPMNSDHFNIERLFLITRSHLDRETNPYGWYLLLMAINNESLIQLSSNLLIHINLIDINDNSPKFTQLLYKPQLSNQKIGSIPENYPVGKTILKVHAIDIDEGKNAEINYSFAPDTTNQLIRYFFEITKDGELRILHPLNVDIITYENVSRLYLPTTMINFDIIAIDGAILPYTKTGSTTIQIEIENIDDESPIIQIHPIQFLSQDTSTILNSQRLKETELTVLENQSPGQLIALIEVKDPDLLIHNTIQCILIGLNALDFRLSYEDSINHEYRLYTETVLDREKQDQISLSIECKDQANHITLHHMIIHILDINDHKPQCIESHYYFSLYEDNNEYDNYNISSINRTWLTTNGLAYIIANDNDIGLNSQINYQLSIESINNNQFTINSITGQLLAWGPFDRELISIYELLIIIQDNGYPIQLNNSCQVTINILDINDNSPIFYTPFINHIGGYIFNINENQLPGTWIGQIEAYDLDDLPASINIIEYLNDYTTTTTNNNNNNKVKIIKAILDREIQGTYTFYAYVHDGPDNTVQIKNTSNSNTEIQRTINSYRSHTASIMITITVQDENDNDPVFVRPNSTNHMILLNPSAIPGQSLSQLLAIDPDEGLNGHVSYAIKGETAGILFNVDPRTGLLYLESQIPRQYLTNNKQKTTTINQGSDVTYPTFLLAIDACDHGEPRRCTHFPNLQIQSALSIHNLTMDQSKDPQAVQQQLKREEIEFTSCALHF; this is encoded by the exons ATGATCATTCATAGATATAACAATGTAATCCATCAATTGATTACATCATCAAACTGTTTATTATTAACCCGGATATATTTTCATCTATTCTTTAATATAACCTTTGTCCTTTACTATTTAACCCTATATACTACTTTTTCTATTCATGGTAACAATATACATAATATAGATGaattaacatttaaaatattaGAAGAATTACCTAAAGGTACAATTATTGCATCTAATCATAAATTAGgtaatttatttatacaatttAATAATCACTATGGTAACAATCAAAATCTAACAAAActcattaaaatattaaatttaaaagATTCAGGTGTACAATGTTTTCAATTTAAATGGATCCAATTAAACcaattaaatgaattacaatTGATTGTGAATGATCGAATAGATCGTGAATTGATATGTCCACTTACTAATCATGAATTAAGTAGTATGattagtagtataagtagtagtagtagtagtagtagtagtctgGACTTTCATCATGGAAATGATCCAACTATGAATACTGATTGTATTATTACATTAAGAATAGgattatttatgaataatatacaaaaaatttatcaaattcatattattatagaagatattaatgataatataccAAAATggaatatgaataaaataattataaattttcatgATGAAGATCAACCAGGGACGAAACAATCTATACCATTAGCTAAAGATATAGATATTGGTATTAATGCTAAAATTCATTATCAATTATTCAATTCAGATATCAATTcatataatcataatgataataatgatatacattcatatatattaaataaagcGGAAAATTTAAAATCGCGCGGTACCGATATATTTGAATTAATGATAGAACCAATGAATTCAGATCATTTCAACATTGAACGTTTATTTCTAATAACACGATCACATTTAGATCGTGAAACAAATCCTTATGGTtggtatttattattaatggctatAAATAATGAAAGTTTAATTCAATTAAGTAGTAATTTATTAATTCATATCAATCTTAtagatattaatgataatagtcCAAAATTTACTCAGTTATTATATAAACCTCAATTATCTAATCAAAAAATTGGATCAATACCAGAGAATTATCCAGTGGGTAAAACAATACTAAAGGTACATGCTATTGATATTGATGAAGGTAAAAATGCTGAAATCAATTATAGTTTTGCCCCAGATACAACAAATCAGCTAATCCgttatttttttgaaataactAAAGATGGTGAATTACGTATTCTCCATCCTTTAAATGTTGATATAATCACATATGAGAATGTAAGTCGTTTATATTTACCAACTACAATGATCAATTTTGATATCATTGCTATAGATGGTGCTATTCTACCATATACTAAAACTGGTTCTACTACAATACAAATAGAAATAGAAAATATTGATGATGAATCACCAATTATACAAATTCATCCTATACAATTCCTATCACAAGATACTTCTACCATATTGAATAGTCAAAGATTAAAGGAAACAGAATTAACAGTTTTAGAAAATCAATCACCTGGACAATTAATTGCATTAATTGAAGTTAAAGATCCTGATTTATTAATTCATAATACTATACAATGTATATTAATTGGTTTAAATGCATTAGATTTTCGTTTATCATATGAAGATTCAATCAATCATgaatatcgtttatatacagaaACAGTATTAGATCGTGAAAAACAAGATCAAATATCATTATCTATTGAATGTAAAGATCAAGCTAATCATATAACATTACATCATATGATTATTCATATACTTGATATAAATGATCATAAACCACAATGTATTGAAtcacattattatttttcattatatgaagataataatgaatatgataattataatataagtagtataaatcgTACATGGTTAACAACAAATGGTTTAGCATATATTATagctaatgataatgatattggattaaatagtcaaattaattatcaattatcaatagaatcaataaacaataatcAATTTACAATTAATTCAATAACTGGACAATTATTAGCATGGGGTCCATTTGATCGTGAATTGATATCAATTtatgaattattgattattattcaggATAATGGTTATCCAATACAATTAAATAATAGTTGCCAagtgactataaatattttagatattaatgataattcaCCAATATTTTATACACCATTTATTAATCATATAGGGGGttatatatttaatataaatgaaaatcagTTACCAGGTACATGGATTGGACAAATTGAAGCATATGATTTAGATGATTTACCAGCTTCAATCAATATAATAGAATATTTGAAtgattatactactactactactaataataataataataataaagttaaaataataaa AGCAATACTAGATCGTGAAATTCAAGGAACATATACATTCTATGCATATGTACATGATGGTCCTGATAAtactgttcaaataaaaaatactTCTAATAGCAATACTGAAATTCAACGTACTATTAATAGTTATCGTTCTCATACAGCTTCAATAATGATTACAATTACCGTACAAgatgagaatgataatgatccaGTATTTGTGCGACCAAATTCAACGAATCATATGATATTACTAAATCCATCAGCTATACCTGGACAATCTTTATCACAA TTATTAGCAATAGATCCAGACGAAGGTTTAAATGGACATGTATCTTATGCAATAAAAGGTGAAACAGCTGGGATATTATTCAATGTTGATCCAAGGACTGGACTATTATACCTAGAAAGTCAAATACCAAGACaatatttaacaaataataaacaaaaaactaCAACAATAAACCAAGGAAGTGATGTGACTTATCCAACATTTTTACTAGCAATAGATGCATGTGATCATGGGGAACCAAGACGATGTACACACTTTCCAAATCTTCAAATACAG TCAGCATTAAGCATCCACAACCTCACCATGGATCAAAGCAAAGACCCTCAGGCAGTTCAGCAACAACTTAAACGTGAAGAAATTGAGTTCACATCTTGTGCACTACATTTCTAA